Proteins encoded within one genomic window of Tolypothrix bouteillei VB521301:
- a CDS encoding multicopper oxidase domain-containing protein, translating to MPNNFVFEKEKLWSRRRLLQIGLAGGGLTGAGLLWHSFNVQGKSTVKVPPLEIKAPAKEVANPMKMIREFDYGTLKRENGRTIREFRLTADTSVIQLSSAVSFNIWDLNGRIPGPTLRAKQGDRVRVVFYNQAGHSHSLHFHGTHPADMDGIRPVRHGSATIYEFDAEPYGVHLYHCHVEPVTRHIAKGLYGMFIIDPPTPRPPADEIVLVMAGYDVNDDNRNEYYAFNGLPHYYMDSPIPIYQNQLIRLYVLNIIEFDPAVTFHLHANFFDVYRFGMSRTPSEKTDVITMGIAERHILEFSFRYPGKYMFHPHQDWIAENGCMGSFEVIGKNA from the coding sequence ATGCCCAACAACTTTGTTTTCGAGAAAGAAAAACTGTGGAGCCGCCGTCGGTTGCTACAAATAGGTTTGGCTGGTGGTGGTTTAACTGGTGCAGGGTTGCTGTGGCACAGCTTTAATGTACAAGGTAAGTCTACTGTCAAAGTACCGCCCTTGGAGATAAAAGCGCCTGCTAAGGAGGTTGCGAACCCGATGAAAATGATACGGGAATTTGATTATGGCACGCTCAAGCGGGAAAATGGGCGCACCATACGAGAATTTCGGTTGACTGCGGATACCTCTGTTATTCAGCTCAGTAGTGCTGTTTCTTTCAATATTTGGGATCTCAATGGTCGCATACCGGGACCAACTCTCAGAGCAAAGCAAGGCGATCGCGTCCGCGTTGTGTTCTACAATCAAGCAGGGCATTCTCACTCTTTGCATTTTCACGGTACTCACCCTGCTGATATGGATGGTATTCGCCCGGTTCGTCACGGTTCAGCAACTATTTACGAATTTGATGCAGAACCCTATGGCGTTCACCTTTACCACTGTCATGTTGAGCCAGTAACCCGTCACATTGCTAAAGGGTTGTACGGGATGTTTATCATCGATCCACCTACTCCGCGCCCCCCAGCCGATGAAATTGTACTCGTTATGGCTGGGTACGATGTGAATGATGACAACCGTAACGAGTATTACGCTTTCAACGGTTTGCCTCACTACTATATGGATTCTCCTATTCCTATATATCAAAATCAGTTAATTCGGCTCTATGTTCTCAACATCATTGAATTCGATCCCGCAGTCACTTTCCACCTCCACGCCAACTTCTTTGACGTCTACCGATTTGGAATGAGCCGAACTCCCAGTGAGAAAACTGATGTGATTACGATGGGTATTGCAGAAAGGCATATCTTAGAATTTTCCTTTCGCTATCCGGGTAAGTATATGTTTCACCCCCATCAAGATTGGATTGCAGAAAATGGCTGTA